In the Muricauda sp. MAR_2010_75 genome, one interval contains:
- a CDS encoding RidA family protein: MKKIVNTTKAPDPIGPYNQAVLVKDTLYISGQIALDPSTSELVKGDVKAETKQSLENLKAILEAADMTFENVVKTSIFIKDMHQFSQINEVYGTYFDPETAPARETVEVANLPKFVNVEISMIAVK; the protein is encoded by the coding sequence ATGAAAAAAATAGTAAATACCACCAAAGCCCCAGACCCAATTGGCCCTTATAACCAAGCGGTACTCGTTAAGGATACATTATATATTTCGGGTCAGATTGCTCTTGACCCCAGCACGAGTGAGTTGGTAAAAGGAGATGTAAAAGCAGAAACAAAGCAATCTTTGGAAAACCTCAAAGCTATTCTGGAAGCTGCCGATATGACCTTTGAAAATGTGGTAAAGACCTCAATCTTCATTAAGGACATGCACCAGTTCTCACAAATAAATGAAGTATACGGCACTTATTTTGACCCAGAGACCGCCCCGGCTAGGGAAACTGTGGAAGTAGCAAACCTTCCCAAGTTCGTCAACGTTGAAATTTCTATGATTGCCGTTAAATAG
- a CDS encoding (Fe-S)-binding protein, with amino-acid sequence MEFLPNILFVIALILGIGFFTRNVKKLSRNIKLGKDVDVSDNKPQRWRNMVRIALGQTKMVVRPVAGLMHIFVYVGFIIINIEVLEIILDGILGTHRLFAPLGTLYDVLIASFEILALLVIVGVVVFWIRRNIIKLQRFIKPEMKGWPKTDGNLILYIEFVLMLLFLTMNAADYQLQQMGAAHYTEAGAFPISQFIVPVLDGLPMSTLILIERTAWWLHILGILAFLNYLYYSKHLHILLAFPNTYYGKVRPQGQFNNLESVTNEVKLMMDPSADPYAAPPADAPEPEKFGASDVMDLNWVQLLNAYTCTECGRCTSECPANQTGKKLSPRKIMMDTRDRLEEVGKIMDANKGEFVDDGKQLLNDYITPEELWACTTCNACVQACPVSIDPLSIIVEMRRYLVMEQSAAPMELNNMMSNIENNGAPWPYNQMDRLNWVNE; translated from the coding sequence ATGGAATTTTTGCCCAATATACTTTTTGTGATAGCCCTAATTTTAGGTATCGGTTTCTTCACTAGAAACGTCAAAAAACTGTCCCGGAATATCAAATTGGGCAAGGATGTGGATGTGAGCGACAACAAGCCGCAACGTTGGAGAAATATGGTCCGAATCGCTCTGGGACAGACCAAGATGGTGGTTCGACCAGTTGCCGGACTCATGCACATTTTTGTATATGTTGGCTTTATCATCATCAATATTGAAGTGTTGGAGATTATTTTGGATGGGATTTTAGGCACCCATAGACTGTTTGCTCCCCTCGGCACATTGTATGATGTTTTAATCGCATCCTTTGAAATTTTGGCCTTGTTGGTCATTGTGGGCGTGGTCGTTTTTTGGATACGACGGAACATCATCAAACTGCAACGATTCATAAAACCAGAGATGAAAGGTTGGCCCAAAACAGACGGCAATCTAATTCTTTACATCGAATTTGTGTTGATGCTGTTGTTTTTGACCATGAATGCTGCAGATTACCAGCTACAACAAATGGGAGCAGCCCATTACACAGAGGCGGGGGCTTTTCCGATCAGCCAGTTTATTGTTCCTGTATTGGACGGTCTTCCCATGTCCACTTTGATTTTGATTGAGCGGACCGCATGGTGGTTGCACATTTTGGGCATCTTGGCCTTTTTGAATTATTTGTATTACTCCAAGCATTTGCACATTCTTTTGGCGTTTCCAAATACCTATTACGGTAAGGTGAGGCCACAGGGACAGTTCAATAATTTAGAATCCGTCACCAATGAGGTTAAATTGATGATGGACCCTTCCGCCGACCCCTATGCGGCACCCCCGGCCGACGCTCCGGAGCCTGAAAAGTTTGGAGCTTCTGACGTAATGGATTTGAATTGGGTGCAGTTGTTGAACGCCTACACCTGTACCGAATGCGGTCGATGCACTTCAGAATGTCCGGCCAACCAAACCGGAAAGAAATTATCGCCCCGAAAAATAATGATGGATACCCGTGACCGCTTGGAAGAAGTCGGAAAGATCATGGATGCCAACAAGGGCGAATTTGTGGATGATGGCAAACAATTGCTGAATGATTACATCACCCCGGAAGAACTATGGGCGTGCACTACGTGCAATGCTTGTGTGCAGGCATGTCCCGTGAGTATAGACCCATTATCCATCATCGTGGAGATGAGACGCTATTTGGTCATGGAACAATCCGCGGCCCCAATGGAGTTGAACAATATGATGTCCAACATAGAAAATAACGGTGCACCTTGGCCCTACAATCAAATGGACCGACTAAACTGGGTGAACGAATAA
- a CDS encoding N-acetylmuramoyl-L-alanine amidase: protein MNKSWITFFVLLFIAPTLISFNITNLQKTTKDKFIVVLDAGHGGHDPGNIGNGYLEKDIALQVVLEAGKELEKDPTIKVLYTRDDDTFVDLFKRGEIANQANADLFVSVHCNSHSSDASGAETFVLGLHANQRNFEVAKKENSVIYLEDDYAQRYAEYDINSPESIIGLTIMQEEFLDQSILLGKKLQDNFTKKLNRKDRKVKQAGFIVLHQTFMPSVLVETGFLTNKGEGAYLNSKSGQREMGKAISDAVLAYKSEINTGVDISTISKEIEDNEVVVNIPEETKSEEKTPAKVEETPKKEETVVESTPKEETTTPPVVRANTGVVFKVQLLASAKSIPLRAENFNGLDILSREPYKNLYRYMYGNAGTLDDAKRLKANADAKGYTTSYIVAYKDGKRVPLSQATN, encoded by the coding sequence ATGAATAAAAGTTGGATTACATTTTTCGTTTTATTATTCATAGCCCCAACACTGATTTCATTTAACATTACCAATTTACAAAAAACAACCAAGGACAAATTCATTGTTGTCCTTGATGCTGGCCACGGTGGGCACGACCCCGGCAATATTGGAAATGGATATTTGGAAAAGGATATTGCCCTTCAGGTTGTACTGGAGGCCGGAAAGGAACTGGAAAAGGACCCCACCATTAAGGTCTTGTATACCCGGGACGACGATACTTTTGTAGACCTCTTTAAAAGGGGGGAGATAGCCAATCAGGCCAACGCAGACCTTTTTGTGTCCGTACATTGCAACTCCCATAGTTCCGATGCCAGTGGGGCAGAAACTTTTGTTCTGGGCCTTCATGCCAATCAACGTAATTTTGAAGTGGCCAAAAAGGAGAACTCGGTAATTTATTTGGAAGATGACTACGCGCAACGTTATGCGGAGTATGATATTAACTCCCCTGAATCCATTATTGGTTTGACCATTATGCAGGAAGAATTTTTGGACCAAAGTATTCTGTTGGGCAAAAAGCTTCAGGACAACTTTACCAAAAAATTAAATCGAAAGGACAGAAAGGTCAAACAGGCTGGTTTTATTGTACTGCACCAAACCTTTATGCCCAGTGTTTTGGTAGAGACCGGTTTTTTGACCAATAAAGGAGAAGGTGCGTATCTAAATTCAAAGAGCGGTCAGCGAGAGATGGGCAAGGCCATTTCAGATGCCGTTTTGGCCTACAAATCCGAAATCAATACAGGTGTGGATATCAGCACGATTTCAAAAGAAATTGAAGACAACGAAGTCGTGGTCAACATTCCAGAAGAGACCAAAAGTGAAGAAAAAACTCCTGCTAAGGTAGAAGAAACACCTAAAAAGGAAGAAACAGTTGTCGAATCAACCCCAAAAGAAGAAACAACCACCCCGCCCGTTGTACGTGCAAATACCGGAGTGGTATTTAAGGTACAGCTTTTGGCAAGTGCCAAGAGTATTCCTCTACGAGCAGAAAACTTTAATGGTTTGGATATTTTGTCCAGAGAACCTTATAAAAACCTTTACCGATACATGTATGGAAATGCAGGTACCTTGGATGACGCAAAAAGGCTAAAGGCCAACGCAGATGCCAAAGGCTACACAACCTCATATATAGTGGCCTATAAAGATGGAAAGCGGGTACCTTTGTCACAAGCAACCAACTAG
- a CDS encoding (Fe-S)-binding protein, with product MSEQLKVKTMQEFMAEGKQPEILFWVGSAGSYDDRAKKITRAFVKLLNKANVDFAVLGTEESSTGDVAKRAGNEFLFQMQAMMNIELLNGYEIKRIVTCDPHSFNTLKNEYPGLGGKYDVLHHTQYLKELIDKGRLTIEGEVYKGKRITFHDPCYLGRANSEYEAPREMLSKTNAELVEMKRHKKTALCCGAGGAQMFKEPEKGDMDINVLRTQDALETQPNIIATGCPYCNTMMTDGIKAHEKEDSVTVLDVAELLANSLNL from the coding sequence ATGAGCGAGCAATTGAAGGTCAAAACCATGCAGGAGTTTATGGCGGAAGGCAAGCAGCCCGAAATATTGTTTTGGGTCGGCTCGGCTGGTAGTTATGATGATCGGGCCAAAAAGATCACTAGAGCTTTTGTAAAGTTATTGAACAAAGCCAATGTTGATTTTGCTGTTTTGGGTACTGAAGAGAGTTCCACTGGTGATGTGGCCAAACGAGCAGGTAACGAGTTTTTGTTTCAGATGCAGGCCATGATGAACATAGAACTGTTGAACGGCTATGAAATTAAACGGATCGTAACCTGTGACCCACATTCCTTCAACACCCTAAAAAATGAGTATCCCGGTTTGGGTGGCAAGTATGATGTTCTCCATCACACCCAATACCTAAAAGAATTGATAGACAAGGGTCGTTTGACCATAGAGGGAGAAGTTTACAAAGGAAAGCGTATAACCTTCCATGATCCCTGTTATTTAGGTCGGGCAAATTCGGAGTATGAAGCTCCAAGAGAAATGCTTTCCAAGACCAACGCGGAATTGGTGGAAATGAAGCGTCACAAAAAAACAGCCCTTTGCTGTGGAGCCGGAGGCGCGCAAATGTTCAAAGAACCGGAAAAGGGAGACATGGACATCAACGTGCTACGTACCCAAGATGCCTTGGAGACCCAACCCAATATTATTGCCACAGGTTGCCCGTATTGCAATACCATGATGACAGACGGCATCAAGGCACATGAAAAAGAAGATAGTGTTACCGTTTTGGATGTTGCCGAGTTATTGGCAAACTCCCTAAATTTGTAA
- a CDS encoding putative LPS assembly protein LptD, translating into MQSNKHLLVFLFVLLCGRLTLTAQEDRITPLPIKAAQDSITAPLLTADLLNPSNSVDSVEVDSVSGNQPLLLDKIKYKAKDYVRLSQKENKIYLYDEAEIYYQDTELKAGVIVMDYVKNEVYAGRIKDEKGVYTQLPFFKQGENEVRPDSIRFNFDTQKALIWNSRTEQQAGAGALGSDAMNVYAEVTKKENDSVYFLSEGKLTTSKDTVDPDYYIRVRKAKFVPKKKIIAGFSNMYIVDVPTPIALPFAYFPLTTGRVAGLLFPTFGNDPQRGYFLQNGGYYLPISDYVDLSITGDYYTNGSYGFRGQTVYTKRYKFRGNVNVSYENLIRSQRGFDDYNRTSSYNIRISHSQDPKASPYSRFSASVNLGSSQFYTNSLNQVNRNNSQTNTFASSISYSKTFPEYPSVNASLTLSHTQNSRTQTINMSLPTFQASMERIFPFAKRDGIKKGILQNINFQYDVNAQNSITTTEEDFFTSKMFEDARVGARHRIPIGTNFKVAKYLSVSLNGSYEDVWTLETLRRRYDADQEAVVTDTIPGFDRFNRYNLGASLGTVVYGTFNFGEDKKIQAIRHVMRPSIGYSYTPSFEQFYETYTDEDGEEVQYTPFETSIYGRPSLNRGSSLNFSLQNTLEAKVRDKDSTATEPKKVSILSNLTFSTSYNFEADSLKLSPINMSGATEIIKNVPINFSATFDPYAIDNNGRRINTLNIKNGGGLARLTSARLNTGFSINSEMFQKGGGQKKPDERGAQDPDYGANPFELEGAEDGQPHFQKEKEGGGGEENPIYGTQVPWDMRLTYVATYSNRNREKEITNHSLMFTGNVQLSPKWEIGFNSGYDFKNKGFADTRFNFKRDLSSFRLSFDWTPFGRYERWYFFIGIKSSILSDLKWENRSQPFRGRR; encoded by the coding sequence TTGCAATCAAACAAACATCTTTTAGTTTTCCTATTTGTTCTTCTTTGTGGCAGACTCACCTTAACAGCTCAGGAAGACCGCATTACCCCTTTGCCCATAAAAGCTGCGCAGGATAGCATCACGGCTCCCTTGCTAACTGCAGACCTGCTTAATCCCTCAAATTCGGTGGATTCGGTTGAAGTGGATTCCGTATCTGGGAACCAGCCGTTGCTATTGGATAAAATCAAATATAAGGCCAAAGATTATGTACGGTTAAGCCAAAAAGAAAACAAAATTTATTTGTACGATGAGGCCGAAATCTATTACCAGGATACCGAACTCAAGGCAGGTGTTATTGTAATGGATTATGTTAAAAATGAAGTATACGCCGGGCGGATAAAGGATGAAAAGGGCGTTTATACCCAGTTACCGTTTTTTAAACAAGGTGAGAATGAGGTTAGACCGGATTCCATTCGCTTTAATTTTGACACCCAAAAAGCCCTCATCTGGAACTCCAGAACGGAACAGCAAGCAGGCGCGGGGGCATTAGGGAGCGATGCCATGAACGTGTATGCTGAAGTTACCAAAAAGGAAAATGACTCTGTTTACTTTTTAAGTGAAGGAAAGTTGACCACCTCAAAGGATACCGTTGATCCAGATTATTATATTAGGGTACGCAAGGCCAAGTTTGTGCCCAAAAAGAAAATCATTGCTGGTTTTAGCAATATGTACATTGTGGACGTTCCCACGCCCATTGCGTTGCCTTTCGCTTATTTTCCATTAACCACGGGCCGTGTGGCCGGACTACTTTTTCCAACTTTTGGTAACGATCCCCAACGTGGTTATTTTTTGCAGAACGGAGGGTATTATCTGCCCATAAGCGATTATGTGGATCTAAGCATTACCGGTGATTATTACACTAATGGCAGTTATGGTTTCCGGGGACAAACCGTTTACACCAAACGCTATAAGTTTAGAGGGAACGTCAATGTCAGCTATGAGAACCTAATTCGAAGCCAAAGAGGCTTTGATGACTATAATCGAACCAGTAGCTATAACATAAGAATATCGCACTCCCAAGACCCTAAGGCAAGTCCGTATTCACGTTTTTCCGCTTCGGTGAACCTAGGGAGCAGCCAATTCTATACCAATTCCCTCAATCAGGTAAACCGGAACAATTCGCAGACCAATACGTTTGCATCATCTATAAGTTATTCCAAAACGTTTCCCGAATACCCTTCCGTGAATGCGAGTTTGACCCTGAGCCATACCCAAAACTCCAGGACACAAACCATCAATATGTCGCTGCCTACTTTTCAGGCCAGTATGGAACGAATTTTCCCTTTCGCCAAAAGGGATGGAATAAAAAAAGGGATTTTACAAAATATCAACTTTCAGTATGATGTAAACGCCCAAAACAGTATTACCACCACCGAGGAGGACTTTTTTACCAGCAAAATGTTTGAGGATGCTCGTGTTGGTGCCCGGCACCGAATTCCCATCGGTACCAACTTTAAAGTAGCTAAATACCTCAGTGTGAGCTTGAACGGGAGCTATGAAGACGTGTGGACCTTGGAAACTCTGCGTCGAAGATATGATGCCGACCAAGAAGCAGTGGTCACCGATACCATTCCAGGGTTTGATAGGTTTAACCGATATAATTTGGGAGCAAGCTTGGGAACGGTGGTCTACGGTACCTTTAATTTCGGTGAGGATAAAAAAATACAGGCCATACGCCATGTAATGCGGCCTTCCATTGGGTATAGTTACACCCCTTCCTTTGAACAATTTTATGAAACTTATACCGATGAAGATGGCGAGGAAGTCCAGTACACCCCCTTTGAAACCAGTATTTATGGCCGACCTTCCTTGAACCGCGGAAGTTCCCTTAATTTTTCATTGCAGAACACACTGGAAGCAAAAGTGCGCGACAAGGATTCCACAGCCACGGAGCCCAAAAAGGTGAGCATTTTAAGCAACCTGACCTTTTCAACCAGTTATAATTTTGAGGCTGATTCTTTAAAACTGAGTCCTATCAACATGAGTGGAGCCACGGAAATAATAAAAAACGTCCCTATAAACTTCTCTGCTACCTTTGATCCCTATGCCATAGACAACAACGGCAGGCGAATAAATACCTTGAACATTAAAAATGGCGGGGGATTGGCCCGACTTACCTCGGCCCGGTTGAACACAGGGTTTTCCATTAACAGTGAAATGTTCCAAAAAGGTGGCGGCCAAAAAAAGCCTGATGAGCGGGGTGCGCAAGATCCCGATTATGGTGCCAACCCCTTTGAACTGGAAGGCGCTGAGGATGGTCAGCCCCATTTTCAGAAAGAAAAAGAAGGTGGCGGTGGTGAAGAGAATCCAATTTACGGCACCCAAGTCCCCTGGGATATGCGTTTGACCTATGTGGCCACCTATAGCAATAGGAATCGGGAAAAAGAAATCACTAACCACTCTTTGATGTTTACCGGAAACGTTCAACTTTCCCCCAAATGGGAAATTGGTTTCAATTCTGGTTACGATTTCAAGAACAAGGGATTTGCCGATACCCGGTTTAATTTTAAGCGAGATTTGAGCAGTTTTAGGTTGAGTTTTGATTGGACTCCGTTTGGACGTTACGAACGATGGTATTTCTTTATCGGTATAAAGAGTTCCATACTCAGCGATTTGAAATGGGAAAATAGAAGCCAGCCATTCCGTGGCAGACGATAA
- a CDS encoding MlaD family protein encodes MKLSREVKTGVIVLVGIFAFIFGLSYLKSSPLFDNNKTFYAVYESVGGLQPGTQVSINGYNVGNVTNIGFKDNSGKLLVTFSVSNEFDFSQNSIAELFDTGIIGGKGIQIVPVFDGAPSAKSGDTLQSNIKPGITELVQQKLTPLQMKVEGAVSNADTLLMNVNQILDDPTKRELKETIVSLNQLVKAFKGSADKINVLLENNQEQLDSSLKNVDKITSNFSKLSDSLASVDLAGTLTNFQITVDKLNAILGKIEKGEGSLGKLHQDDALYNNLTEASRQLELLLQDFRLNPKRYVNVSVFGKKQKEYTLPENDPADSIQTQN; translated from the coding sequence TTGAAGCTATCCAGGGAAGTTAAAACCGGGGTTATCGTACTCGTAGGAATCTTTGCCTTTATTTTTGGGCTCAGCTATTTAAAATCCTCCCCACTATTCGACAACAATAAAACTTTTTACGCCGTGTACGAGAGTGTTGGCGGTTTACAGCCAGGAACACAAGTATCCATCAATGGATACAATGTAGGCAATGTTACCAACATTGGTTTTAAAGATAATTCCGGAAAGTTGTTGGTGACCTTTTCGGTGAGCAATGAGTTTGATTTTTCCCAGAACAGTATCGCGGAACTTTTTGATACGGGTATCATAGGCGGCAAGGGAATCCAGATTGTTCCTGTTTTCGATGGAGCCCCAAGTGCAAAATCAGGGGATACCTTGCAATCCAATATAAAACCGGGCATCACTGAGTTGGTACAGCAAAAACTCACGCCCTTGCAGATGAAAGTGGAAGGGGCAGTTTCCAATGCGGATACTTTGTTGATGAATGTTAATCAAATATTGGATGATCCCACAAAAAGGGAATTAAAAGAAACCATTGTTTCGCTCAACCAATTGGTAAAGGCATTTAAGGGCAGTGCGGACAAGATAAATGTGTTGTTGGAGAACAACCAAGAACAATTGGACAGCTCCCTTAAAAATGTGGATAAAATCACTTCCAACTTCTCCAAGCTTTCAGACTCCTTGGCCAGTGTGGATTTAGCAGGAACCCTGACCAATTTTCAGATCACTGTGGATAAATTGAATGCCATCCTCGGAAAAATTGAAAAAGGAGAAGGGTCATTGGGCAAGTTGCACCAAGACGATGCCCTGTACAACAACTTAACGGAAGCTTCAAGGCAACTGGAACTATTGCTCCAAGACTTTAGGCTAAATCCAAAGCGATACGTCAATGTATCCGTTTTTGGAAAAAAGCAAAAGGAATATACGCTCCCGGAGAATGACCCGGCAGATTCAATCCAGACCCAGAACTAA
- a CDS encoding glycoside hydrolase family 3 N-terminal domain-containing protein: protein MRIKLYLPLFLFFCLHVTGQTNPLVTKDSLVQANWVEGQYSRMSLDERIGQLFMVSIASNQDQASKDKVKKLVKEQGIGGVIFLSGGPVQQAKLTNDYQSVSKVPLLIGSDAEWGMAMRLDSTYAFPWNMTLGAIQDNSAVEKVGYQIGKHAKRLGVHINFAPDLDVNNNPQNPIIGNRSFGEDPKNVAEKGVALIKGMERAGVLSCGKHFPGHGDTATDSHKALPIINSNREQLDSIELYPFKKAMEQGLSSIMIAHLDVPSLESREGYPSSLSNAIVYGLLQNEMGYKGLVFTDALNMKAVSQFAPDGEVELQAFLAGNDMLLMPINVLEAKKKLIEAYNTGVISEARLAHSVKKILMAKYKAGLYDYRPIDLNNLYEDLNDIENDVVYEETIEAAITVAKNNFSLMPIKKLENKKIAYVQFGDDSGSTFVASLNKYFKVTQIKAKDIAGYKKELENYNLVIIGFHMSNESPWKGYKFSKNELFWLEEISRLRTSNTILALFAKPYALLDVLNFDTMDGVVVGYQNSKIAQEKTAEVIFGATGATGKLPVSAHEEFPVNTGVDVKPLQRLGYSIPERVGMSSSQLAMVDTLVQNGLDSLMYPGAQVLVARKGKVIYNKSFGKPTYNSSEYIDEQSIYDLASLTKILSTLPLIMKMEEEGKIALNYTFKELVPEYEDTELKDVTVLKALSHYGRLPAWIAFYLDTLNKDRRPSPEFYSHNPSQEFPYQVADHLYLTNAYKDSIYERIGRQSLKSNRYRYSDVGYYVFKKYIEETYGKPIDKLIDEFLYRPMGLQYTAFNPLDKFPKDEIVPTEEDDYYRYQTIQGYVHDMGAAMQGGVGGHAGLFSTANDVAKIMQMYLQGGYYGGERFLNERTVKKFNTCYFCNKNVRRGVGFDKPQLEESGPTCGCVSPKSFGHSGFTGTYTWADPDAELVYVFLSNRTYPSATNNLLIRSGLRTRIQQAIYDSIIN from the coding sequence ATGCGCATTAAACTCTACCTCCCCCTTTTCCTGTTTTTTTGTTTGCATGTAACGGGCCAAACCAACCCGTTGGTCACAAAGGATTCACTTGTCCAGGCCAATTGGGTGGAGGGCCAGTACAGCAGAATGTCCTTGGATGAGCGGATTGGGCAGTTGTTCATGGTGAGCATAGCTTCCAATCAAGATCAGGCATCAAAAGACAAGGTCAAAAAGCTGGTCAAGGAACAAGGCATAGGCGGGGTTATTTTCCTGTCGGGGGGACCGGTCCAGCAGGCAAAATTGACCAACGACTATCAATCTGTATCCAAAGTACCATTGCTTATTGGTTCTGATGCGGAATGGGGAATGGCCATGCGTTTAGACTCTACCTACGCTTTCCCTTGGAACATGACCTTGGGAGCCATTCAGGATAATTCCGCAGTGGAAAAAGTGGGTTATCAAATAGGGAAACACGCCAAACGTTTGGGGGTACATATTAATTTTGCTCCAGATTTGGATGTCAACAACAATCCCCAAAACCCCATCATTGGTAATCGTTCTTTTGGAGAAGACCCCAAAAATGTGGCCGAAAAAGGAGTCGCCCTCATAAAAGGAATGGAGCGGGCAGGTGTTCTTTCTTGTGGAAAACACTTTCCAGGGCATGGCGATACCGCCACAGATTCCCATAAAGCATTGCCCATAATCAATTCTAATCGGGAACAGTTGGACTCCATTGAGCTGTATCCCTTCAAGAAAGCAATGGAACAAGGATTGAGCTCCATCATGATAGCCCATTTGGATGTGCCCAGTCTGGAAAGTAGAGAGGGGTATCCTTCGTCACTTTCCAATGCTATTGTCTACGGATTACTTCAGAATGAAATGGGTTATAAAGGGTTGGTTTTTACCGATGCCCTGAACATGAAGGCCGTGTCTCAATTTGCTCCTGATGGGGAAGTGGAACTTCAAGCATTTTTAGCTGGGAACGACATGCTTCTAATGCCCATAAATGTGCTCGAGGCCAAGAAGAAGTTGATTGAGGCCTACAATACCGGGGTCATTTCGGAAGCACGATTGGCCCATTCGGTCAAAAAAATATTGATGGCCAAGTACAAGGCAGGTTTGTACGACTATCGTCCAATAGATTTGAACAATCTTTATGAAGATTTGAATGACATTGAAAACGATGTGGTGTATGAGGAGACCATTGAAGCAGCTATTACGGTAGCTAAGAACAATTTTTCATTGATGCCCATTAAGAAACTGGAGAACAAAAAAATTGCCTATGTGCAATTTGGAGATGATTCGGGTTCCACTTTTGTTGCATCGCTCAACAAGTATTTTAAGGTTACTCAGATTAAGGCGAAGGATATCGCGGGATATAAAAAGGAATTGGAAAATTACAATCTGGTGATCATTGGGTTCCACATGAGCAATGAAAGCCCTTGGAAAGGATATAAATTTTCTAAAAATGAGCTCTTTTGGCTTGAGGAAATCTCAAGATTACGAACCAGCAATACTATATTGGCATTGTTTGCAAAACCCTATGCACTTTTGGACGTCCTTAATTTTGACACCATGGATGGTGTTGTTGTTGGATATCAGAACAGCAAAATAGCCCAAGAAAAAACAGCGGAGGTAATTTTTGGAGCCACCGGGGCAACCGGAAAACTCCCTGTTTCGGCCCATGAAGAGTTTCCAGTGAACACGGGAGTGGATGTAAAACCGTTACAACGATTAGGTTATAGCATTCCGGAGCGAGTTGGGATGAGTTCCTCACAATTGGCCATGGTGGATACACTGGTACAAAACGGATTGGATTCATTGATGTATCCTGGAGCACAAGTCCTTGTGGCCAGAAAAGGTAAGGTCATATACAACAAAAGTTTTGGTAAGCCCACCTATAATTCATCGGAATATATTGATGAACAATCCATTTATGATTTGGCCTCATTGACCAAAATCCTCTCCACACTTCCCTTGATCATGAAAATGGAAGAAGAGGGTAAAATTGCATTGAACTATACGTTCAAGGAATTGGTCCCTGAGTATGAAGATACGGAACTTAAAGATGTAACTGTACTAAAAGCACTATCACATTATGGCCGTTTGCCCGCTTGGATCGCTTTTTATTTGGACACCTTGAACAAGGACAGAAGGCCTTCCCCTGAATTTTACAGTCACAACCCTTCCCAAGAATTTCCCTACCAAGTGGCGGATCACCTATACCTAACCAACGCCTACAAAGATTCCATTTATGAACGTATTGGGCGACAGAGTTTAAAATCAAATCGGTACCGCTATAGTGATGTTGGTTACTACGTGTTCAAAAAGTATATTGAGGAAACGTATGGAAAACCCATTGACAAACTTATCGATGAATTTCTGTACAGGCCCATGGGGTTGCAGTACACCGCGTTCAATCCACTGGATAAATTTCCAAAAGATGAAATTGTTCCCACTGAGGAGGACGATTATTATCGGTACCAAACCATTCAAGGGTATGTTCATGATATGGGTGCAGCCATGCAAGGTGGAGTGGGGGGACATGCAGGATTGTTCAGTACGGCCAATGATGTGGCCAAGATCATGCAAATGTATTTGCAAGGAGGCTATTACGGTGGGGAACGTTTTTTGAACGAGCGTACCGTGAAAAAATTCAATACCTGCTATTTCTGCAATAAGAATGTAAGACGTGGTGTTGGTTTTGATAAACCCCAATTGGAAGAAAGCGGCCCAACCTGTGGATGTGTATCCCCAAAAAGCTTTGGGCATAGCGGTTTTACGGGCACCTATACCTGGGCCGACCCTGATGCTGAACTGGTGTATGTGTTTTTGTCCAACAGAACCTATCCCTCGGCCACCAATAATTTGTTGATAAGATCGGGTTTGCGGACAAGGATCCAGCAAGCTATTTATGATTCCATTATAAATTAA